One window of the Megalops cyprinoides isolate fMegCyp1 chromosome 2, fMegCyp1.pri, whole genome shotgun sequence genome contains the following:
- the map7d2b gene encoding MAP7 domain-containing protein 2 isoform X6 has translation MSLAVANEKRPRTHGHASPARLPANLSCPLGKQDLEAHLRTDRLRLARERREEQERIVVAQERAIREKERRARLQYARTLQERSRRLEEQRQRAELRRAAVEEKRRQREEEEKERLEALMRRTLERSLQLEHRPKRWTWGGPTAPADDHSENAPPTLTSDLPHDLCAPPPAASQSSNGIEASCPLLPSNHHPIVNAADSLSVAAVTLPLPSDPPVRKRLSSSPGVTELTTDRVSRLCPRVASPSPHRSPYRSLSRVDHGAAPQGSAKESGGALASPDTTQREISGGARTAVSPVTPTPMRRVESPATPTRSSSPLIQSKPRRVRASNGRAQSPCSVGQYPPSPMRHGATTPGSEGSRKWEGEEKGARDLRRHGSLERKTSKTDTPEKKNSKNDTLERKTSKTDTPEKKMPKSTSRDLSVDRSAEPSPVTPTGKLFAGTTDAEEASRLLAERRRQARLQKELEEKQRREQEEEERLRLEELKRRQEEERVRQEEEAQRAEEARQRQEQERRRCEEEERRQREQRWRELQAQIEREREEAEQRARREAERLRLEREQIKLQEDQERLQRKKRIEEIMRRTRRSDNEVKKEEVRVEPPSPISFLHPLRSPLLGSPGSMQVSGQITWMRPSVSPQAPPAGSPLITLGPLEVRSNGAEEFPDEVQAMDVSPVSKEDLVSIPEFSPVEEVRSNGTSNARALQDLLELTGHAPFPKLSPAAPLGDCNKNLIEGFCSPGTDTQLIQTLTPPPSDGRNVQQPEC, from the exons ATGTCGCTGGCGGTGGCCAATGAGAAGAGGCCCAGGACCCATGGCCACGCCTCCCCTGCTCGCCTGCCAGCCAATCTCAGCTGCCCTTTGGGTAAGCA agatttGGAGGCGCAcctgaggacagacagactgcgTTTAGCtcgagagaggagggaggagcaggagaggattgtgg TGGCGCAGGAGCGGGCGATCCGGGAGAAGGAGCGGCGGGCGCGGCTGCAGTATGCCCGCACCCTGCAGGAGCGCAGCCGCCGATTGGAGGAGCAGCGGCAGAGGGCGGAGCTTCGGCGGGCCGCcgtggaggagaagaggaggcagcgcgaggaggaggagaag GAGAGGCTGGAGGCGCTGATGAGGAGGACCCTGGAGAGAAGCCTGCAGCTGGAGCACCGGCCCAAACGCTGGACCTGGGGGGGCCCCACCGCCCCGGCGGACG ACCACAGCGAGAATGCCCCGCCCACTCTGACCTCCGACCTCCCCCACGACCTCTGTGCTCCGCCTCCTGCTGCCAGTCAATCAAGCAATGGTATTGAAGCATCTTGCCCTCTGCTACCCAGCAACCACCATCCCATAGTGAACG cagctgaCTCTCTGTCAGTAGCTGCTGTGACCCTGCCCCTGCCCTCGGATCCACCAGTCAGAAAacgtctctcctcctcccccggGGTCACAGAGCTCACCACAGACCGAG TGTCTCGTCTCTGTCCTCGTGTAGCTTCCCCCAGCCCTCACAGGTCCCCCTACAGATCCCTGAGTCGCGTGGACCACGGGGCGGCACCCCAAGGGTCAGCAAAGGAGTCTGGGGGGGCCCTCGCTTCCCCAGACACCACCCAG AGGGAAATATCGGGCGGAGCAAGAACTGCGGTTTCCCCTGTTACCCCCACACCAATGAGACGAGTGGAGTCGCCTGCCACGCCCACCCGTAGCTCCTCccctctcatccagagcaagCCCAGGAG AGTCAGAGCCTCTAACGGCCGTGCCCAGTCGCCCTGCTCCGTTGGACAGTACCCCCCCTCTCCCATGAGGCATGGGGCTACCACCCCCGGCTCAGAGGGCAGCCGGAagtgggagggggaagagaaggGGGCCCGGGACCTCCGACGTCACGGCTCTCTGGAGAGAAAGACCTCAAAGACCGACACCCCTGAAAAGAAGAACTCCAAGAACGACACCCTGGAGAGAAAGACCTCCAAGACTGACACCCCTGAAAAGAAGATGCCAAAGTCCACCAGCAGAGACCTGAGTGTAGACCGGAGTGCAG aGCCATCCCCGGTGACGCCCACAGGAAAGCTGTTCGCTGGGACAACAGACGCCGAGGAGGCGTCGCGGCTGCTGGCGGAGCGGAGGCGCCAGGCGCGGctgcagaaggagctggaggagaaacagagacgcgagcaggaggaggaggagag GCTGAGGttggaggagctgaagaggaggcaggaggaggagcgtgtgcggcaggaggaggaggcgcagCGGGCTGAGGAGGCGCGGcagaggcaggagcaggagcgCAGGcgctgtgaggaggaggagagacggCAGAGGGAGCAGCGCTGGAGGGAGCTGCAGGCGCAGATTGAaagagag agggaggaggcggagcaGAGAGCAAGGAGAGAGGCGGAGCGACTGCgtctggagagagagcagatcAAATTACAGGAAGAccaggagaggctgcagaggaagAAG CGGATCGAGGAGATCATGAGGAGAACCAGGAGAAGTGATAATGAGGTGAAG AAAGAAGAGGTCAGGGTGGagcctccctcccccatctcctTCCTGCACCCCCTGCGGTCTCCTCTGCTGGGGTCCCCAG GGAGCATGCAGGTGAGTGGGCAGATCACCTGGATGAGGCCCAGCGTGTCCCCCCAGGCGCCCCCCGCCGGGTCACCCCTCATCACGCTGGGACCCCTGGAGGTGCGGAGCAACGGGGCGGAGGAGTTCCCCGATGAGGTGCAGGCCATGGACGTcag CCCCGTCTCTAAGGAGGACCTGGTCTCCATCCCGGAGTTCTCGCCTGTGGAGGAGGTCCGGAGCAACGGGACGAGCAACGCCCGCGCCCTGCAGGATCTGCTGGAGCTGACAGGCCACGCGCCCTTCCCCAAACTCTCGCCCGCCGCGCCCCTGGGCGACTGCAACAAGAACCTGATCGAGGGCTTCTGCAGCCCCGGGACGGACACCCAGCTGATCCAGaccctcacccccccgccctccgACGGGCGCAACGTCCAGCAGCCAG AGTGttag
- the map7d2b gene encoding MAP7 domain-containing protein 2 isoform X2 gives MEQTAPCPRRRSDGSVRECLFFPVLERNEQERLEALMRRTLERSLQLEHRPKRWTWGGPTAPADDHSENAPPTLTSDLPHDLCAPPPAASQSSNGIEASCPLLPSNHHPIVNAADSLSVAAVTLPLPSDPPVRKRLSSSPGVTELTTDRASPSPHRSPYRSLSRVDHGAAPQGSAKESGGALASPDTTQREISGGARTAVSPVTPTPMRRVESPATPTRSSSPLIQSKPRRVRASNGRAQSPCSVGQYPPSPMRHGATTPGSEGSRKWEGEEKGARDLRRHGSLERKTSKTDTPEKKNSKNDTLERKTSKTDTPEKKMPKSTSRDLSVDRSAEPSPVTPTGKLFAGTTDAEEASRLLAERRRQARLQKELEEKQRREQEEEERLRLEELKRRQEEERVRQEEEAQRAEEARQRQEQERRRCEEEERRQREQRWRELQAQIEREREEAEQRARREAERLRLEREQIKLQEDQERLQRKKRIEEIMRRTRRSDNEVKKEEVRVEPPSPISFLHPLRSPLLGSPGSMQVSGQITWMRPSVSPQAPPAGSPLITLGPLEVRSNGAEEFPDEVQAMDVSPVSKEDLVSIPEFSPVEEVRSNGTSNARALQDLLELTGHAPFPKLSPAAPLGDCNKNLIEGFCSPGTDTQLIQTLTPPPSDGRNVQQPEC, from the exons ATGGAACAGACGGCCCCGTGCCCGCGTCGCCGTAGCGACGGCTCGGTGAGAGAGTGTCTCTTCTTCCCGGTGCTGGAACGCAACGAGCAGGAGAGGCTGGAGGCGCTGATGAGGAGGACCCTGGAGAGAAGCCTGCAGCTGGAGCACCGGCCCAAACGCTGGACCTGGGGGGGCCCCACCGCCCCGGCGGACG ACCACAGCGAGAATGCCCCGCCCACTCTGACCTCCGACCTCCCCCACGACCTCTGTGCTCCGCCTCCTGCTGCCAGTCAATCAAGCAATGGTATTGAAGCATCTTGCCCTCTGCTACCCAGCAACCACCATCCCATAGTGAACG cagctgaCTCTCTGTCAGTAGCTGCTGTGACCCTGCCCCTGCCCTCGGATCCACCAGTCAGAAAacgtctctcctcctcccccggGGTCACAGAGCTCACCACAGACCGAG CTTCCCCCAGCCCTCACAGGTCCCCCTACAGATCCCTGAGTCGCGTGGACCACGGGGCGGCACCCCAAGGGTCAGCAAAGGAGTCTGGGGGGGCCCTCGCTTCCCCAGACACCACCCAG AGGGAAATATCGGGCGGAGCAAGAACTGCGGTTTCCCCTGTTACCCCCACACCAATGAGACGAGTGGAGTCGCCTGCCACGCCCACCCGTAGCTCCTCccctctcatccagagcaagCCCAGGAG AGTCAGAGCCTCTAACGGCCGTGCCCAGTCGCCCTGCTCCGTTGGACAGTACCCCCCCTCTCCCATGAGGCATGGGGCTACCACCCCCGGCTCAGAGGGCAGCCGGAagtgggagggggaagagaaggGGGCCCGGGACCTCCGACGTCACGGCTCTCTGGAGAGAAAGACCTCAAAGACCGACACCCCTGAAAAGAAGAACTCCAAGAACGACACCCTGGAGAGAAAGACCTCCAAGACTGACACCCCTGAAAAGAAGATGCCAAAGTCCACCAGCAGAGACCTGAGTGTAGACCGGAGTGCAG aGCCATCCCCGGTGACGCCCACAGGAAAGCTGTTCGCTGGGACAACAGACGCCGAGGAGGCGTCGCGGCTGCTGGCGGAGCGGAGGCGCCAGGCGCGGctgcagaaggagctggaggagaaacagagacgcgagcaggaggaggaggagag GCTGAGGttggaggagctgaagaggaggcaggaggaggagcgtgtgcggcaggaggaggaggcgcagCGGGCTGAGGAGGCGCGGcagaggcaggagcaggagcgCAGGcgctgtgaggaggaggagagacggCAGAGGGAGCAGCGCTGGAGGGAGCTGCAGGCGCAGATTGAaagagag agggaggaggcggagcaGAGAGCAAGGAGAGAGGCGGAGCGACTGCgtctggagagagagcagatcAAATTACAGGAAGAccaggagaggctgcagaggaagAAG CGGATCGAGGAGATCATGAGGAGAACCAGGAGAAGTGATAATGAGGTGAAG AAAGAAGAGGTCAGGGTGGagcctccctcccccatctcctTCCTGCACCCCCTGCGGTCTCCTCTGCTGGGGTCCCCAG GGAGCATGCAGGTGAGTGGGCAGATCACCTGGATGAGGCCCAGCGTGTCCCCCCAGGCGCCCCCCGCCGGGTCACCCCTCATCACGCTGGGACCCCTGGAGGTGCGGAGCAACGGGGCGGAGGAGTTCCCCGATGAGGTGCAGGCCATGGACGTcag CCCCGTCTCTAAGGAGGACCTGGTCTCCATCCCGGAGTTCTCGCCTGTGGAGGAGGTCCGGAGCAACGGGACGAGCAACGCCCGCGCCCTGCAGGATCTGCTGGAGCTGACAGGCCACGCGCCCTTCCCCAAACTCTCGCCCGCCGCGCCCCTGGGCGACTGCAACAAGAACCTGATCGAGGGCTTCTGCAGCCCCGGGACGGACACCCAGCTGATCCAGaccctcacccccccgccctccgACGGGCGCAACGTCCAGCAGCCAG AGTGttag
- the map7d2b gene encoding MAP7 domain-containing protein 2 isoform X3 — translation MEQTAPCPRRRSDGSVRECLFFPVLERNEQERLEALMRRTLERSLQLEHRPKRWTWGGPTAPADDHSENAPPTLTSDLPHDLCAPPPAASQSSNAADSLSVAAVTLPLPSDPPVRKRLSSSPGVTELTTDRVSRLCPRVASPSPHRSPYRSLSRVDHGAAPQGSAKESGGALASPDTTQREISGGARTAVSPVTPTPMRRVESPATPTRSSSPLIQSKPRRVRASNGRAQSPCSVGQYPPSPMRHGATTPGSEGSRKWEGEEKGARDLRRHGSLERKTSKTDTPEKKNSKNDTLERKTSKTDTPEKKMPKSTSRDLSVDRSAEPSPVTPTGKLFAGTTDAEEASRLLAERRRQARLQKELEEKQRREQEEEERLRLEELKRRQEEERVRQEEEAQRAEEARQRQEQERRRCEEEERRQREQRWRELQAQIEREREEAEQRARREAERLRLEREQIKLQEDQERLQRKKRIEEIMRRTRRSDNEVKKEEVRVEPPSPISFLHPLRSPLLGSPGSMQVSGQITWMRPSVSPQAPPAGSPLITLGPLEVRSNGAEEFPDEVQAMDVSPVSKEDLVSIPEFSPVEEVRSNGTSNARALQDLLELTGHAPFPKLSPAAPLGDCNKNLIEGFCSPGTDTQLIQTLTPPPSDGRNVQQPEC, via the exons ATGGAACAGACGGCCCCGTGCCCGCGTCGCCGTAGCGACGGCTCGGTGAGAGAGTGTCTCTTCTTCCCGGTGCTGGAACGCAACGAGCAGGAGAGGCTGGAGGCGCTGATGAGGAGGACCCTGGAGAGAAGCCTGCAGCTGGAGCACCGGCCCAAACGCTGGACCTGGGGGGGCCCCACCGCCCCGGCGGACG ACCACAGCGAGAATGCCCCGCCCACTCTGACCTCCGACCTCCCCCACGACCTCTGTGCTCCGCCTCCTGCTGCCAGTCAATCAAGCAATG cagctgaCTCTCTGTCAGTAGCTGCTGTGACCCTGCCCCTGCCCTCGGATCCACCAGTCAGAAAacgtctctcctcctcccccggGGTCACAGAGCTCACCACAGACCGAG TGTCTCGTCTCTGTCCTCGTGTAGCTTCCCCCAGCCCTCACAGGTCCCCCTACAGATCCCTGAGTCGCGTGGACCACGGGGCGGCACCCCAAGGGTCAGCAAAGGAGTCTGGGGGGGCCCTCGCTTCCCCAGACACCACCCAG AGGGAAATATCGGGCGGAGCAAGAACTGCGGTTTCCCCTGTTACCCCCACACCAATGAGACGAGTGGAGTCGCCTGCCACGCCCACCCGTAGCTCCTCccctctcatccagagcaagCCCAGGAG AGTCAGAGCCTCTAACGGCCGTGCCCAGTCGCCCTGCTCCGTTGGACAGTACCCCCCCTCTCCCATGAGGCATGGGGCTACCACCCCCGGCTCAGAGGGCAGCCGGAagtgggagggggaagagaaggGGGCCCGGGACCTCCGACGTCACGGCTCTCTGGAGAGAAAGACCTCAAAGACCGACACCCCTGAAAAGAAGAACTCCAAGAACGACACCCTGGAGAGAAAGACCTCCAAGACTGACACCCCTGAAAAGAAGATGCCAAAGTCCACCAGCAGAGACCTGAGTGTAGACCGGAGTGCAG aGCCATCCCCGGTGACGCCCACAGGAAAGCTGTTCGCTGGGACAACAGACGCCGAGGAGGCGTCGCGGCTGCTGGCGGAGCGGAGGCGCCAGGCGCGGctgcagaaggagctggaggagaaacagagacgcgagcaggaggaggaggagag GCTGAGGttggaggagctgaagaggaggcaggaggaggagcgtgtgcggcaggaggaggaggcgcagCGGGCTGAGGAGGCGCGGcagaggcaggagcaggagcgCAGGcgctgtgaggaggaggagagacggCAGAGGGAGCAGCGCTGGAGGGAGCTGCAGGCGCAGATTGAaagagag agggaggaggcggagcaGAGAGCAAGGAGAGAGGCGGAGCGACTGCgtctggagagagagcagatcAAATTACAGGAAGAccaggagaggctgcagaggaagAAG CGGATCGAGGAGATCATGAGGAGAACCAGGAGAAGTGATAATGAGGTGAAG AAAGAAGAGGTCAGGGTGGagcctccctcccccatctcctTCCTGCACCCCCTGCGGTCTCCTCTGCTGGGGTCCCCAG GGAGCATGCAGGTGAGTGGGCAGATCACCTGGATGAGGCCCAGCGTGTCCCCCCAGGCGCCCCCCGCCGGGTCACCCCTCATCACGCTGGGACCCCTGGAGGTGCGGAGCAACGGGGCGGAGGAGTTCCCCGATGAGGTGCAGGCCATGGACGTcag CCCCGTCTCTAAGGAGGACCTGGTCTCCATCCCGGAGTTCTCGCCTGTGGAGGAGGTCCGGAGCAACGGGACGAGCAACGCCCGCGCCCTGCAGGATCTGCTGGAGCTGACAGGCCACGCGCCCTTCCCCAAACTCTCGCCCGCCGCGCCCCTGGGCGACTGCAACAAGAACCTGATCGAGGGCTTCTGCAGCCCCGGGACGGACACCCAGCTGATCCAGaccctcacccccccgccctccgACGGGCGCAACGTCCAGCAGCCAG AGTGttag
- the map7d2b gene encoding MAP7 domain-containing protein 2 isoform X4, giving the protein MEQTAPCPRRRSDGSVRECLFFPVLERNEQERLEALMRRTLERSLQLEHRPKRWTWGGPTAPADDHSENAPPTLTSDLPHDLCAPPPAASQSSNADSLSVAAVTLPLPSDPPVRKRLSSSPGVTELTTDRVSRLCPRVASPSPHRSPYRSLSRVDHGAAPQGSAKESGGALASPDTTQREISGGARTAVSPVTPTPMRRVESPATPTRSSSPLIQSKPRRVRASNGRAQSPCSVGQYPPSPMRHGATTPGSEGSRKWEGEEKGARDLRRHGSLERKTSKTDTPEKKNSKNDTLERKTSKTDTPEKKMPKSTSRDLSVDRSAEPSPVTPTGKLFAGTTDAEEASRLLAERRRQARLQKELEEKQRREQEEEERLRLEELKRRQEEERVRQEEEAQRAEEARQRQEQERRRCEEEERRQREQRWRELQAQIEREREEAEQRARREAERLRLEREQIKLQEDQERLQRKKRIEEIMRRTRRSDNEVKKEEVRVEPPSPISFLHPLRSPLLGSPGSMQVSGQITWMRPSVSPQAPPAGSPLITLGPLEVRSNGAEEFPDEVQAMDVSPVSKEDLVSIPEFSPVEEVRSNGTSNARALQDLLELTGHAPFPKLSPAAPLGDCNKNLIEGFCSPGTDTQLIQTLTPPPSDGRNVQQPEC; this is encoded by the exons ATGGAACAGACGGCCCCGTGCCCGCGTCGCCGTAGCGACGGCTCGGTGAGAGAGTGTCTCTTCTTCCCGGTGCTGGAACGCAACGAGCAGGAGAGGCTGGAGGCGCTGATGAGGAGGACCCTGGAGAGAAGCCTGCAGCTGGAGCACCGGCCCAAACGCTGGACCTGGGGGGGCCCCACCGCCCCGGCGGACG ACCACAGCGAGAATGCCCCGCCCACTCTGACCTCCGACCTCCCCCACGACCTCTGTGCTCCGCCTCCTGCTGCCAGTCAATCAAGCAATG ctgaCTCTCTGTCAGTAGCTGCTGTGACCCTGCCCCTGCCCTCGGATCCACCAGTCAGAAAacgtctctcctcctcccccggGGTCACAGAGCTCACCACAGACCGAG TGTCTCGTCTCTGTCCTCGTGTAGCTTCCCCCAGCCCTCACAGGTCCCCCTACAGATCCCTGAGTCGCGTGGACCACGGGGCGGCACCCCAAGGGTCAGCAAAGGAGTCTGGGGGGGCCCTCGCTTCCCCAGACACCACCCAG AGGGAAATATCGGGCGGAGCAAGAACTGCGGTTTCCCCTGTTACCCCCACACCAATGAGACGAGTGGAGTCGCCTGCCACGCCCACCCGTAGCTCCTCccctctcatccagagcaagCCCAGGAG AGTCAGAGCCTCTAACGGCCGTGCCCAGTCGCCCTGCTCCGTTGGACAGTACCCCCCCTCTCCCATGAGGCATGGGGCTACCACCCCCGGCTCAGAGGGCAGCCGGAagtgggagggggaagagaaggGGGCCCGGGACCTCCGACGTCACGGCTCTCTGGAGAGAAAGACCTCAAAGACCGACACCCCTGAAAAGAAGAACTCCAAGAACGACACCCTGGAGAGAAAGACCTCCAAGACTGACACCCCTGAAAAGAAGATGCCAAAGTCCACCAGCAGAGACCTGAGTGTAGACCGGAGTGCAG aGCCATCCCCGGTGACGCCCACAGGAAAGCTGTTCGCTGGGACAACAGACGCCGAGGAGGCGTCGCGGCTGCTGGCGGAGCGGAGGCGCCAGGCGCGGctgcagaaggagctggaggagaaacagagacgcgagcaggaggaggaggagag GCTGAGGttggaggagctgaagaggaggcaggaggaggagcgtgtgcggcaggaggaggaggcgcagCGGGCTGAGGAGGCGCGGcagaggcaggagcaggagcgCAGGcgctgtgaggaggaggagagacggCAGAGGGAGCAGCGCTGGAGGGAGCTGCAGGCGCAGATTGAaagagag agggaggaggcggagcaGAGAGCAAGGAGAGAGGCGGAGCGACTGCgtctggagagagagcagatcAAATTACAGGAAGAccaggagaggctgcagaggaagAAG CGGATCGAGGAGATCATGAGGAGAACCAGGAGAAGTGATAATGAGGTGAAG AAAGAAGAGGTCAGGGTGGagcctccctcccccatctcctTCCTGCACCCCCTGCGGTCTCCTCTGCTGGGGTCCCCAG GGAGCATGCAGGTGAGTGGGCAGATCACCTGGATGAGGCCCAGCGTGTCCCCCCAGGCGCCCCCCGCCGGGTCACCCCTCATCACGCTGGGACCCCTGGAGGTGCGGAGCAACGGGGCGGAGGAGTTCCCCGATGAGGTGCAGGCCATGGACGTcag CCCCGTCTCTAAGGAGGACCTGGTCTCCATCCCGGAGTTCTCGCCTGTGGAGGAGGTCCGGAGCAACGGGACGAGCAACGCCCGCGCCCTGCAGGATCTGCTGGAGCTGACAGGCCACGCGCCCTTCCCCAAACTCTCGCCCGCCGCGCCCCTGGGCGACTGCAACAAGAACCTGATCGAGGGCTTCTGCAGCCCCGGGACGGACACCCAGCTGATCCAGaccctcacccccccgccctccgACGGGCGCAACGTCCAGCAGCCAG AGTGttag
- the map7d2b gene encoding MAP7 domain-containing protein 2 isoform X5, with amino-acid sequence MEQTAPCPRRRSDGSVRECLFFPVLERNEQERLEALMRRTLERSLQLEHRPKRWTWGGPTAPADAADSLSVAAVTLPLPSDPPVRKRLSSSPGVTELTTDRVSRLCPRVASPSPHRSPYRSLSRVDHGAAPQGSAKESGGALASPDTTQREISGGARTAVSPVTPTPMRRVESPATPTRSSSPLIQSKPRRVRASNGRAQSPCSVGQYPPSPMRHGATTPGSEGSRKWEGEEKGARDLRRHGSLERKTSKTDTPEKKNSKNDTLERKTSKTDTPEKKMPKSTSRDLSVDRSAEPSPVTPTGKLFAGTTDAEEASRLLAERRRQARLQKELEEKQRREQEEEERLRLEELKRRQEEERVRQEEEAQRAEEARQRQEQERRRCEEEERRQREQRWRELQAQIEREREEAEQRARREAERLRLEREQIKLQEDQERLQRKKRIEEIMRRTRRSDNEVKKEEVRVEPPSPISFLHPLRSPLLGSPGSMQVSGQITWMRPSVSPQAPPAGSPLITLGPLEVRSNGAEEFPDEVQAMDVSPVSKEDLVSIPEFSPVEEVRSNGTSNARALQDLLELTGHAPFPKLSPAAPLGDCNKNLIEGFCSPGTDTQLIQTLTPPPSDGRNVQQPEC; translated from the exons ATGGAACAGACGGCCCCGTGCCCGCGTCGCCGTAGCGACGGCTCGGTGAGAGAGTGTCTCTTCTTCCCGGTGCTGGAACGCAACGAGCAGGAGAGGCTGGAGGCGCTGATGAGGAGGACCCTGGAGAGAAGCCTGCAGCTGGAGCACCGGCCCAAACGCTGGACCTGGGGGGGCCCCACCGCCCCGGCGGACG cagctgaCTCTCTGTCAGTAGCTGCTGTGACCCTGCCCCTGCCCTCGGATCCACCAGTCAGAAAacgtctctcctcctcccccggGGTCACAGAGCTCACCACAGACCGAG TGTCTCGTCTCTGTCCTCGTGTAGCTTCCCCCAGCCCTCACAGGTCCCCCTACAGATCCCTGAGTCGCGTGGACCACGGGGCGGCACCCCAAGGGTCAGCAAAGGAGTCTGGGGGGGCCCTCGCTTCCCCAGACACCACCCAG AGGGAAATATCGGGCGGAGCAAGAACTGCGGTTTCCCCTGTTACCCCCACACCAATGAGACGAGTGGAGTCGCCTGCCACGCCCACCCGTAGCTCCTCccctctcatccagagcaagCCCAGGAG AGTCAGAGCCTCTAACGGCCGTGCCCAGTCGCCCTGCTCCGTTGGACAGTACCCCCCCTCTCCCATGAGGCATGGGGCTACCACCCCCGGCTCAGAGGGCAGCCGGAagtgggagggggaagagaaggGGGCCCGGGACCTCCGACGTCACGGCTCTCTGGAGAGAAAGACCTCAAAGACCGACACCCCTGAAAAGAAGAACTCCAAGAACGACACCCTGGAGAGAAAGACCTCCAAGACTGACACCCCTGAAAAGAAGATGCCAAAGTCCACCAGCAGAGACCTGAGTGTAGACCGGAGTGCAG aGCCATCCCCGGTGACGCCCACAGGAAAGCTGTTCGCTGGGACAACAGACGCCGAGGAGGCGTCGCGGCTGCTGGCGGAGCGGAGGCGCCAGGCGCGGctgcagaaggagctggaggagaaacagagacgcgagcaggaggaggaggagag GCTGAGGttggaggagctgaagaggaggcaggaggaggagcgtgtgcggcaggaggaggaggcgcagCGGGCTGAGGAGGCGCGGcagaggcaggagcaggagcgCAGGcgctgtgaggaggaggagagacggCAGAGGGAGCAGCGCTGGAGGGAGCTGCAGGCGCAGATTGAaagagag agggaggaggcggagcaGAGAGCAAGGAGAGAGGCGGAGCGACTGCgtctggagagagagcagatcAAATTACAGGAAGAccaggagaggctgcagaggaagAAG CGGATCGAGGAGATCATGAGGAGAACCAGGAGAAGTGATAATGAGGTGAAG AAAGAAGAGGTCAGGGTGGagcctccctcccccatctcctTCCTGCACCCCCTGCGGTCTCCTCTGCTGGGGTCCCCAG GGAGCATGCAGGTGAGTGGGCAGATCACCTGGATGAGGCCCAGCGTGTCCCCCCAGGCGCCCCCCGCCGGGTCACCCCTCATCACGCTGGGACCCCTGGAGGTGCGGAGCAACGGGGCGGAGGAGTTCCCCGATGAGGTGCAGGCCATGGACGTcag CCCCGTCTCTAAGGAGGACCTGGTCTCCATCCCGGAGTTCTCGCCTGTGGAGGAGGTCCGGAGCAACGGGACGAGCAACGCCCGCGCCCTGCAGGATCTGCTGGAGCTGACAGGCCACGCGCCCTTCCCCAAACTCTCGCCCGCCGCGCCCCTGGGCGACTGCAACAAGAACCTGATCGAGGGCTTCTGCAGCCCCGGGACGGACACCCAGCTGATCCAGaccctcacccccccgccctccgACGGGCGCAACGTCCAGCAGCCAG AGTGttag